One Pararge aegeria chromosome 4, ilParAegt1.1, whole genome shotgun sequence DNA segment encodes these proteins:
- the LOC120637856 gene encoding integrator complex subunit 8 codes for MNISNSRMDVDLLRPGTVPISPDTVLWFEFLLDPNLLKKHLCKPNPEPTPCELIEEFLSVDSKNSNSKPTSERVVDVDAPPSPPSVTTPTSLQFTRKQLALKILALKVAASLHWNLDMLETKLPPQTQQHLMQDLVYMATDTSFAVPPQDIPSEFIHKSQVQFALTLYHRWVLRFPVKAALYAKTTKMAFVHMPGMQIESAYSPMNQNFEKILRMCESSRMQSIRYLDSVLSYYETTLGRREARKVKIPVREAFVHLTEDSDDMNHNWDAGDIIISQYELAMQIHFDLCYNYFFYGQHDLAKQHILGCRENSSLLEKEVSTFGYGEHSTMPWGDFYYASMTKDDILGYIRALNLGYEVLNEEPSLLQKLQEAVANHYTGIIAILQADNLAREIPMVHREVVELDIQGSASSGAFTVARDLLNRVAALNAVRYALEGGIPSTHPDFINKFKTFGIKFFDLLFWAIAPVLMSDLPEADWKNLKMFFLHLATSQLKIPIERIDEYLKKYVGDASESIRKRLISDDQLNEILNDPANIDDENVDIPRELLTEDWDMPDFECKSVPELEIGRLKKRLIEASTADDVRMCLVKLAMMMPSSPLWKLNPSWKPPGGLGNALISLPRGFLQDFGYVVSGAARARAEAGCARTALSLLSVLEGEARSQLGGSSDPILYRLCRQLSWEVLLLQVNVMLSEWPHHRLNLTVLADKCKACIAAVTSGDSIIPRPQVIESCWTCLVNACEWEGASVANGPGEAASALCAACCELQRGKGSRKFPRALWDYTLSIYNNGSNGPIKRSASGMPSHSRDAPNVAAEARNAFNGFLATLREPLAVSVMMSLLARIHNLLIDDSSLELVVEYTNLWPSNISNMNNYNLKHVLESLTELLERSLRLYPYNTSWLRLYGDVEMAGSRWAAALRRYLCALAAATWHFAKRAPDEGGLARRAARCCQALSAPTQAAALCQLPDEPDYTTAFKCLAEKTGNAADAMDGYYGCLWDGTLLEVGVALHARRGEGGRRARAVKAAGALELNANNSEDIQREAAALRRARLLRALTNQYVA; via the exons ATGAACATATCCAAT AGCAGAATGGATGTGGACCTTTTGCGGCCGGGCACTGTGCCTATATCTCCTGATACTGTTTTGtggtttgaatttttattgGATCCGAACTTGCTGAAGAAACACTTATGTAAACCTAACCCAG AACCTACACCATGTGAGTTGATAGAAGAGTTTTTATCTGTGGATTCAAAGAACTCCAACTCAAAGCCAACTAGTGAGAGGGTGGTAGACGTTGATGCTCCACCTAGCCCACCATCTGTAACCACACCAACTAGTCTACAATTTACTCGTAAACAATTGGCATTGAAAATTCTTGCATTAAAAGTGGCTGCAAGTTTACATTGGAACTTAG atatgttgGAAACAAAACTGCCCCCACAAACTCAACAACATTTGATGCAGGATCTTGTTTATATGGCAACAGATACTTCTTTTGCTGTTCCTCCAcag GATATACCATCTGAATTTATACATAAATCTCAAGTACAATTTGCTCTCACATTATACCACAGATGGGTGCTAAGATTTCCAGTGAAGGCTGCTCTTTAtgctaaaacaacaaaaatggcGTTTGTTCACAT GCCTGGAATGCAAATAGAGAGTGCCTACAGTCCAATGAATCAAAACTTCGAAAAAATTCTTCGAATGTGTGAATCTTCCCGCATGCAAAGCATCAGATATTTGGATAGTGTATTATCTTACTACGAAACAACACTAGGTCGAAGGGAGGCGAGAAAGGTAAAAATTCCAGTTAGGGAAGCTTTTGTTCACCTCACTGAAGATTCTGATGACATGAACCATAATTGGGATGCTGGTGACATAATAATAAGCCAATATGAGCTGGCAATGCAAATACATTTTGATCTCTGTTACAATTACTTCTTTTACGGACAACATGACTTGGCTAAACAACACATATTAGGATGTAGGGAAAATTCTAGCCTTCTCGAAAAAGAAGTATCTACTTTTGGCTACGGGGAACACAGCACAATGCCGTGGGGTGATTTTTATTACGCCAGTATGACCAAAGATGATATTTTGGGTTACATACGAGCTCTAAATCTAGGATATGAAGTCTTGAATGAAGAACCGTCACTACTACAAAAACTTCAAGAAGCTGTAGCTAACCACTATACAGGCATTATAGCCATACTTCAAGCAGATAATCTGGCAAGAGAAATACCAATGGTACACAGAGAAGTTGTTGAACTTGATATTCAAGGATCTGCTTCAAGTGGGGCATTTACTGTTGCTAGAGACCTATTAAACCGTGTGGCAGCCTTAAATGCGGTCAGATATGCTCTCGAAGGAGGAATCCCGTCCACCCATCCTGacttcattaataaatttaaaacttttggaATAAAATTTTTTGATTTACTTTTTTGGGCTATAGCTCCAGTTTTAATGTCCGATTTACCTGAGGCTGACTGGAAAAACCTGAAAATGTTTTTCCTACATCTAGCTACATCACAGTTGAAAATACCCATTGAAAGAatagatgaatatttaaaaaagtatgtgGGCGATGCATCTGAGAGTATAAGAAAAAGATTAATATCTGATGatcaattaaatgaaattttaaatgaccCAGCTAACATTGACGATGAAAATGTCGATATTCCACGGGAACTTCTTACTGAAGATTGGGATATGCCTGATTTCGAGTGTAAATCTGTACCCGAGCTTGAAATCGGTAGGTTAAAGAAACGTCTAATTGAGGCATCAACAGCAGACGATGTGCGAATGTGTTTAGTGAAACTCGCGATGATGATGCCGTCGTCACCATTATGGAAATTAAATCCATCTTGGAAACCTCCAGGGGGATTAGGCAATGCTTTGATTTCATTACCGCGTGGTTTTCTGCAAGATTTTGGTTATGTTGTATCTGGTGCTGCGAGAGCTCGCGCTGAAGCTGGTTGCGCGCGGACAGCTTTATCTCTCCTCTCGGTATTAGAAGGCGAAGCTCGAAGCCAACTTGGAGGAAGCTCAGATCCCATACTATACAGGCTTTGTCGTCAGTTGTCGTGGGAAGTGTTGTTGCTTCAAGTAAACGTAATGTTATCTGAATGGCCACACCATCGCTTGAATTTGACGGTTTTAGCTGATAAATGCAAGGCTTGCATAGCTGCTGTAACTTCGGGGGATAGTATTATTCCTCGTCCTCAA GTAATTGAATCATGTTGGACTTGTCTGGTGAACGCTTGCGAATGGGAAGGAGCGAGCGTTGCTAATGGTCCAGGAGAGGCGGCTTCGGCGTTATGTGCCGCTTGTTGCGAGCTACAAAGAGGAAAGGGTTCAAGGAAGTTCCCCAGAGCCCTGTGGGATTATA CTCTATCTATATACAATAATGGTTCCAACGGTCCCATTAAGCGATCTGCAAGCGGAATGCCATCACATTCTCGTGATGCACCTAACGTGGCGGCAGAAGCCAGAAACGCTTTTAATGGATTTTTGGCTACATTACGCGAACCTCTCGCAGTCAGCGTCATGATGTCCCTACTTGCAAGAATACACAATCTTCTTATAGACGACAGTTCCCTGGAACTTGTCGTGGAATACACAAATCTCTGGCCATCAAACATCTCGAATATGAACAATTACAATCTGAAGCATGTTCTGGAGTCCTTAACTGAATTGCTCGAGAGAAGCTTAAGGCTATACCCTTATAACACTTCATG GCTACGTCTATATGGCGACGTAGAAATGGCTGGGAGTCGTTGGGCGGCGGCCCTACGCAGATACCTATGCGCCTTGGCAGCAGCCACTTGGCACTTTGCGAAAAGGGCTCCTGATGAAGGAGGGCTGGCCCGACGTGCCGCTCGATGTTGCCAGGCCCTCTCGGCGCCCACACAGGCTGCTGCCCTTTGCCAACTGCCCGATGAGCCCGATTACACAACTGCTTTCAAATGCCTCGCTGAAAAA aCTGGCAATGCAGCTGATGCGATGGATGGATACTATGGTTGTCTATGGGACGGGACTCTGTTAGAAGTAGGCGTAGCTTTACACGCACGACGCGGGGAGGGAGGAAGACGTGCAAGGGCCGTAAAGGCCGCTGGAGCGCTCGAACTAAACGCCAACAACAGTGAAGACATACAAAGAGAAGCCGCTGCTTTACGACGTGCTAGGCTACTCCGGGCACTTACTAATCAATATGTAGCATAA
- the LOC120623523 gene encoding lipopolysaccharide-induced tumor necrosis factor-alpha factor-like encodes MKFLNILKKNKYLQCKMEAYQQISQNNEVSIEMDLLQVGSEPVGMRCPYCQEDVMTQANYRNTTLTHIIALILGILFWWLCCCIIPYMVKRWKNVEHYCPNCRRFLGIYTRNKIF; translated from the exons atgaagtttttaaatatattgaaaaagaataaatatctTCAGTGCAAAA TGGAAGCGTACCAACAAATATCACAGAACAATGAGGTCTCTATCGAGATGGATTTGCTGCAGGTGGGCTCCGAACCTGTAGGGATGCGATGCCCTTATTGCCAAGAAGATGTTATGACCCAAGCAAATTATAGAAACACTACATTGACCCACATTATAGCTTTAATACTAGGAATATTATTCTG GTGGTTATGCTGTTGCATTATTCCTTATATGGTGAAGAGGTGGAAGAACGTCGAGCATTACTGCCCTAATTGTAGACGGTTTCTGGGTATTTATACaaggaacaaaatattttaa